In Simplicispira sp. 125, one DNA window encodes the following:
- a CDS encoding heavy metal-associated domain-containing protein, whose product MTSIDLVIAGMTCSMCTARVTQALRAVAGVGAVEVDLKAGTAHVKADSSLAPLNGDLLILSLQEAGYSARILHSGAPHLYTAPVNSGCCCKS is encoded by the coding sequence CATTGATTTGGTCATTGCAGGCATGACTTGCTCCATGTGCACGGCGCGTGTAACGCAAGCCTTGCGGGCCGTTGCCGGAGTAGGTGCTGTCGAAGTCGATTTGAAGGCGGGCACGGCGCACGTCAAGGCCGACTCTTCCCTTGCCCCACTTAATGGGGATCTCTTGATTCTCTCGCTGCAAGAAGCGGGATACTCCGCCCGCATCTTGCATTCGGGTGCACCCCATCTGTACACCGCGCCAGTCAATTCCGGCTGCTGTTGCAAAAGCTGA
- a CDS encoding cytochrome c, with translation MPDITMGKSRLRLGLGGLLVVLLMAAGMYVLGARSQSAPDGLRPDDPQVVNAGARIYTQHCAACHGTRGQGQPDWRERGPDDLLPAPPHDESGHTWHHPDAQLFAITKYGLAKLIQQPDYQTNMPIYDGVLSDSEIIAVLSWIKAQWPKETQARHDQANAQYQKSLDR, from the coding sequence ATGCCCGACATCACCATGGGCAAAAGCCGGTTGAGGTTGGGTTTGGGGGGACTCCTGGTGGTTCTGCTGATGGCCGCAGGCATGTACGTTCTGGGTGCGCGGAGCCAGTCGGCACCCGATGGTTTGCGCCCCGATGATCCGCAGGTCGTGAATGCGGGAGCCCGCATCTACACCCAGCATTGCGCCGCCTGCCACGGAACCCGTGGCCAAGGCCAGCCAGACTGGCGCGAGCGCGGCCCCGATGACCTTCTTCCAGCCCCACCGCATGACGAGAGCGGTCACACCTGGCACCACCCTGACGCACAACTTTTCGCCATTACCAAATATGGGCTGGCGAAGTTGATCCAGCAGCCGGACTACCAGACCAACATGCCCATTTACGACGGTGTGTTGAGCGATTCGGAAATCATTGCCGTGCTGTCATGGATCAAGGCACAGTGGCCCAAGGAAACCCAGGCACGGCACGATCAGGCCAACGCACAGTACCAAAAGTCGCTTGATCGTTGA